A DNA window from Camelina sativa cultivar DH55 chromosome 17, Cs, whole genome shotgun sequence contains the following coding sequences:
- the LOC104755558 gene encoding cysteine-rich and transmembrane domain-containing protein A, translating into MSYEKVPPESYPPPGYQSHYPPPGYPSAPPPPGYPSPPSHHHEGYPPPPHSHGGYPYPPPSSRPYEGGYQGYFAGGGYPHHHQGPPPPPPPPQNYDHCHHDHHHYQDSDSGCSSFLRGCLAALCCCCVLEECCF; encoded by the exons atgagctACGAGAAAGTCCCACCGGAATCGTATCCTCCTCCAG GATACCAATCTCACTATCCACCACCGGGTTATCCATCGGCACCACCGCCGCCGGGATATCCTTCTCCTCCGTCGCATCATCACGAAGGATATCCTCCTCCACCTCATTCTCACGGAGGATATCCGTATCCACCACCGTCTTCGCGTCCTTACGAAGGCGGTTATCAAGGTTACTTCGCCGGAGGTGgttatcctcatcatcatcagggacctccgccgccgccgccgccgccgcagAACTACGATCATTGCCATCACGATCATCACCATTACCAAGATTCTGACTCTGGTTGCTCCTCTTTCCTCCGTGGCTG TCTCGCTGCTCTCTGCTGTTGCTGTGTGTTGGAGGAATGCTGCTTCTGA
- the LOC104759195 gene encoding mitochondrial import receptor subunit TOM40-1-like: MGPEHYAFDASYNFQKVVLFKGIVTRDRLTASVIAPIMSKQLFMASFIDLRKARLSTVLNIEYIALNYRAKVNLFSTGQIRATYIQRVTPRLYLGGNFFWTSVPQKSSVGYTARYETDKMVATAKVESSGDVLMTYVHKISKKVSLATDFVYNCFSRDVKASVGYDYKSRLSRVQGKIDSNGVVYAHLKRKLNVGLRCLLTASLDLKNMNQRLGLRLIYG, translated from the exons ATGGGGCCAGAACATTATGCGTTTGATGCTTCCTACAATTTCCAAAAG GTCGTCTTGTTTAAAGGAATTGTTACTCGTGATAGACTAACTGCGAGTGTGATAGCCCCTATCATGAGCAAGCAGTTGTTTATGGCTTCATTTATTGAT CTGAGAAAGGCACGTTTGTCGACAGTACTCAACATTGAATACATC GCTCTAAACTATAGAGCTAAAGTTAACCTCTTTAGCACTGGTCAAATTCGAGCAACATATATCCAG CGTGTGACACCCCGTCTATATTTGGGTGGTAATTTCTTCTGGACCAGTGTGCCTCAGAAGTCGTCTGTAGGCTATACTGCAAGATACGAGACCGATAAGATG GTCGCCACTGctaaagttgaaagcagtggTGATGTACTTATGACCTACGTTCATAAGATTTCAAAGAAG GTTTCACTCGCCACTGATTTTGTGTACAACTGCTTTTCAAGAGATGTTAAAGCTAGTGTTGGGTATGACTACAAGTCTAGACTG tctCGTGTCCAGGGAAAGATTGATTCTAACGGTGTTGTATATGCAcatcttaaaagaaaattgaatgtGGGACTCAGGTGTCTTCTAACTGCAAGTTTGGATCTTAAGAACATGAATCAGAGGCTTGGTTTGCGCTTAATATATGGTTAA
- the LOC104755559 gene encoding protein AUXIN SIGNALING F-BOX 3, with amino-acid sequence MNYFPEEVIEHVFNFIASHRDRNSISLVCKSWHKIERFCRKKVFIGNCYAINPERLIRRFPCLKSLTLKGKPHFADFNLVPYEWGGFVHPWIEALSSSHVGLEELRLKRMVVTDESLDLLSRSFPNFKSLVLVSCEGFTTDGLASIASNCRHLRELDLQENEIDDHRGQWLNCFPDSCTTLTSLNFACLKGETNVAALERLVARSPNLKTLKLNRAVPLDALARLMSCAPQLVDLGVGSYENEPDPESFRKLMAAIQKCSSLRSLSGFLEAAPLCLPAFYPVCQNLISLNLSYAAEIRGNHLIKLIQLCKRLQRLWILDSIGDKGLVVVAATCKELQELRVFPSDLHGEEDNNNAAVTEVGLVAISAGCPKLHSILYFCKQMTNAALITVAKNCPNFIRFRLCILEPHKPDHITSQSLDEGFGAIVQACKGLRRLSVSGLLNDQVFLYIGMYAEELEMLSIAFAGETDKGMLYVLNGCKKLRKLEIRDSPFGNAALLADVHKYETMRSLWMSSCEVTLGGCKRLAQNSPRLNVEIINESESNRMERNEEDERDKVDKLYLYRTVVGTRKDAPPYVRIL; translated from the exons ATGAATTATTTCCCGGAAGAGGTCATAGAGCATGTTTTTAACTTCATAGCTTCTCACAGAGACAGGAACTCGATATCTCTGGTTTGCAAATCATGGCACAAGATCGAAAGGTTTTGTAGGAAGAAAGTGTTCATAGGGAACTGTTACGCCATCAACCCTGAGAGATTAATCAGGAGGTTCCCATGTCTCAAGTCTTTGACTTTGAAAGGGAAGCCTCATTTCGCTGACTTCAACTTGGTTCCTTATGAATGGGGAGGTTTCGTGCATCCTTGGATCGAAGCTTTGTCTAGTAGCCATGTTGGACTTGAGGAGCTTAGGTTGAAACGGATGGTTGTGACTGATGAAAGCTTGGATCTTCTTTCACGttcttttccaaatttcaaGTCTTTGGTTCTTGTCAGCTGTGAAGGTTTTACTACTGACGGCTTAGCTTCCATTGCCTCTAATTGCAG GCATCTTCGTGAGCTTGACTTGCAAGAGAATGAAATCGATGATCATAGAGGTCAATGGCTGAACTGTTTTCCAGACAGCTGCACTACTCTTACCTCTTTGAATTTCGCCTGTCTTAAAGGAGAAACCAATGTGGCTGCTCTTGAGAGGCTTGTCGCTAGGTCACCAAACCTGAAGACCTTGAAGCTAAACCGTGCTGTACCGCTTGACGCACTCGCAAGGCTAATGAGCTGTGCACCGCAGCTTGTGGATTTAGGAGTAGGGTCTTATGAGAATGAGCCTGATCCAGAATCTTTTAGGAAACTCATGGCTGCTATTCAGAAGTGCTCCTCGTTAAGGAGCTTGTCGGGCTTTTTAGAGGCTGCTCCACTCTGTCTCCCAGCGTTCTACCCGGTTTGTCAAAACCTTATCTCCTTGAACCTCAGCTACGCAGCTGAGATTCGAGGCAACCACCTCATCAAGCTTATTCAGCTTTGCAAGAGACTTCAACGGTTATGG ATATTGGATAGTATTGGCGACAAAGGACTTGTGGTTGTTGCTGCTACATGTAAAGAGTTGCAAGAGCTGAGAGTTTTTCCCTCCGATTTACATGGTGAAGAAGATAACAACAACGCAGCTGTGACTGAAGTCGGACTAGTTGCCATCTCCGCAGGTTGTCCTAAACTTCATTCGATTCTATACTTCTGCAAACAAATGACAAACGCAGCGCTCATTACCGTGGCCAAGAACTGTCCAAACTTCATCCGGTTCAGGCTATGCATTCTCGAGCCACACAAACCTGACCACATCACATCTCAGTCACTAGACGAAGGCTTTGGTGCGATCGTACAAGCTTGCAAGGGTCTAAGACGGCTCTCTGTCTCCGGTCTCTTAAACGACCAAGTCTTCCTCTACATCGGTATGTACGCAGAAGAGCTCGAGATGCTTTCGATAGCTTTTGCAGGGGAAACTGACAAAGGAATGCTCTATGTGTTGAACGGATGCAAAAAGCTGAGGAAGCTGGAGATAAGAGACAGTCCATTTGGGAACGCGGCGCTTCTTGCTGACGTGCATAAATACGAAACAATGCGATCCCTTTGGATGTCGTCTTGTGAAGTAACACTCGGTGGCTGCAAGAGGCTGGCCCAGAATTCGCCACGGCTCAATGTAGAGATCATAAATGAGAGTGAGAGTAATCGGATGGAGCggaatgaagaagacgaaagagaCAAGGTTGATAAACTTTACCTCTACCGAACAGTGGTTGGGACTAGAAAAGATGCACCGCCATATGTTAGGATTCTTTAG
- the LOC104755560 gene encoding uncharacterized protein DDB_G0283697-like, translating into MADVENQQDSSFPVKRKSDLFCQDQDNLSNKSQKLNPESTDGGENNGSGIEDLDSIGAESSVCPEKPAEKVENGVIGDLLEAEEEQQVVGDEEEDDEEEDEKVEEEVDRKGKGISREDKGKGKLIEVDSSDDEEDDSDDDDEGFGEDDESDFSDDPLAEVDLDNILPSRTRRRSSQPGVYISNDVSTRGDDDDDSSDDSDA; encoded by the coding sequence ATGGCGGATGTTGAGAACCAGCAGGATTCTTCGTTTCCTGTGAAGCGGAAATCGGATCTCTTTTGCCAAGACCAGGATAATTTGTCAAACAAGTCTCAAAAGCTTAACCCTGAGTCTACAGACGGAGGAGAAAACAATGGAAGTGGCATCGAGGATCTTGATTCGATTGGTGCAGAATCATCGGTTTGTCCGGAGAAACCAGCTGAAAAGGTTGAGAATGGCGTAATCGGCGATCTTCTTGAAGCTGAAGAGGAGCAACAAGTAGTtggagatgaagaggaagacgacgaggaagaagatgaaaaagttgAAGAGGAGGTTGATAGAAAAGGTAAAGGGATTTCGAGAGAAGACAAGGGGAAAGGCAAATTGATTGAAGTGGATTCAAgtgatgacgaagaagatgacagtgatgatgatgacgaaggTTTTGGTGAAGATGACGAAAGTGATTTCTCAGATGATCCTTTGGCTGAGGTTGATTTGGATAACATCCTTCCGTCCAGGACTAGGAGACGATCCAGCCAGCCTGGAGTTTACATCTCCAATGATGTCAGTACCCGTggcgacgatgatgatgatagcaGTGATGATAGTGATGCTTAA
- the LOC104755562 gene encoding V-type proton ATPase subunit C, translating to MTSRYWVVSLPVKDSASSLWQRLQDQISKHSFDTPVYRFNIPNLRVGTLDSLLALGDDLLKSNSFVEGVSQKIRRQIEELERISEVESNALTVDGVPVDSYLTRFMWDEAKYPTMSPLKEVVDNIQSQVAKIEDDLKVRVAEYNNIRGQLNAINRKQSGSLAVRDLSNLVKPEDIVASEHLVTLLAVVPKYSQKEWKDSYEKFTEYVVPRSSKLLFEDNEYALYTVVLFTRVADNFRTTARERGFQVRDFEHSVEAQETRKQELEKLVQDQESLRSSLLQWCYTSYGEVFSSWMHFCAVRIFAESIMRYGLPPAFLACVLSPAVKSEKKVRPILERLCDSTNSLYWKSEEDGGAMAGLAGDSETHPYVSFTINLA from the exons ATGACATCGAGGTACTGGGTTGTGTCTCTTCCAGTGAAAGACTCTGCTTCTTCGTTATGGCAACGATTACAGGATCAGATCTCAAAGCATTCCTTTGATACTCCAGTTTATCGG TTTAACATTCCTAATCTTCGTGTTGGAACCTTAGATTCTCTACTCGCCCTTGGCGATGATCTGCTTAAG tcGAACAGCTTTGTGGAAGGAGTTTCACAAAAGATCAGGAGACAGATCGAAGAATTGGAGAGGATTTCTGAGGTGGAGAGCAACGCTCTTACTGTTGATGGAGTTCCTGTTGATTCTTATCTCACcag GTTTATGTGGGATGAAGCTAAGTACCCAACTATGTCACCCCTGAAGGAGGTTGTGGACAATATTCAGTCTCAGGTTGCAAAGATTGAGGATGATCTCAAG GTTCGTGTTGCTGAATATAACAATATCCGCGGTCAACTCAATGCTATTAACCGCAAGCAAAGTGGAAG CTTAGCTGTTCGTGACCTCTCAAACTTGGTTAAGCCAGAAGATATTGTCGCTTCAGAACATCTCGTAACTCTCCTTGCAGTTGTTCCAAAGTATTCCCAAAAAGAATGGAAAGACAGTTATGAGAAATTTACCGAATATGTG GTTCCTAGGTCCTCGAAGTTATTGTTTGAGGATAATGAGTATGCTCTTTACACCGTTGTTCTCTTTACGCGTGTCGCAGATAATTTCAGGACAACTGCTCGTGAGAGAGGATTCCAA GTCCGTGATTTTGAACATAGCGTTGAAGCACAAGAGACTCGTAAACAAGAGCTAGAAAAGTTGGTTCAGGATCAGGAAAGTTTGAGAAGCTCACTTTTGCAGTGGTGCTACACCAGTTATGGAGAG GTTTTCAGCTCATGGATGCATTTCTGTGCTGTGCGTATATTTGCTGAGAGCATTATGAGATATGGTTTACCTCCAGCATTCTTG GCATGTGTCTTATCTCCGGCTgtgaaaagtgaaaagaaagTACGCCCCATTCTTGAACGCTTGTGTGATTCTACCAACAG TTTATACTGGAAAAGCGAGGAGGATGGAGGAGCCATGGCTGGTTTAGCCGGTGACTCAGAGACACATCCTTATGTCTCCTTCACTATCAACCTTGCGTAA
- the LOC104755563 gene encoding V-type proton ATPase subunit C-like, protein MSMLFTPSFSLRVSQIIFQACVLSPAVESEKKVRSIFEHLCDSTNSLYWKSEEDGGAMAGLAGGSEIHPYVSFTINLA, encoded by the exons ATGAGTATGCTCTTTACACCGTCGTTCTCTTTACGCGTGTCGCAGATAATTTTCCAGGCATGTGTTTTATCTCCGGCTGTGGAAAGTGAAAAGAAAGTACGCTCCATTTTTGAACACTTGTGTGATTCGACTAACAG TTTATACTGGAAAAGCGAGGAGGATGGAGGAGCCATGGCTGGTTTAGCCGGTGGCTCAGAGATACATCCTTATGTCTCCTTCACTATTAACCTTGCTTAA
- the LOC104755564 gene encoding uncharacterized protein LOC104755564: MALFSSFFAVSASLMILVSLQWTLVCSESTISASPAVLPYISAPDMSSFFPSPTNEWPVDTAISPVPEPDAPGPSSGLPNGKITGSSMRLRPDLLLVLLIVGIRSFLCVDLSMLARFLHY, encoded by the coding sequence atGGCTCTGTTTTCTAGCTTCTTCGCAGTTTCCGCGTCTCTCATGATCCTCGTGTCCCTTCAATGGACTCTGGTTTGCAGTGAATCCACAATCTCAGCTTCTCCCGCTGTTTTACCGTATATCAGTGCACCAGATATGTCTTCGTTTTTCCCTTCTCCGACCAATGAATGGCCAGTCGATACAGCAATCTCTCCTGTTCCAGAGCCAGACGCGCCTGGTCCAAGCTCAGGCCTACCTAATGGGAAGATTACAGGCAGCTCAATGAGGCTCCGTCCTGATCTTTTATTGGTTCTGCTCATTGTTGGGATCCGTAGCTTCTTATGTGTTGACTTATCAATGCTCGCTAGGTTTCTGCATTATTAA
- the LOC109130191 gene encoding putative F-box protein At1g12855 codes for IYASESCDGLFCIHSVRTLAIYVVNPATRWLRQLPPARFQTSMLKLNPTPETWTFVKSVCYIAFVKAIDYKLVWMYNSDASSPNEELTTCEVFDFRANTWRYLTCTPSYRLFCDQAPTSANGSIYWFTEPYYGEIKVVALDIHTEKFRVLPKINPAIASSDPNLIDMCTLDNNLCMSKRGGDTMIQHIWRLKSTEDSWEKIYTIDLLSCSSSLSEFRDGFNWTQKDLVEPSTPVAICKNKKILLSHRYARNLIKYDPQAKSLCLFFQRPLCRRYVSYFQRLITHV; via the coding sequence ATATATGCTTCTGAAAGCTGTGATGGACTTTTTTGCATCCATTCCGTCAGAACACTAGCCATATATGTAGTTAATCCGGCCACACGGTGGCTCCGACAGCTTCCTCCGGCTAGGTTTCAGACTTCGATGCTCAAATTGAACCCCACTCCAGAAACTTGGACTTTCGTAAAATCAGTCTGTTATATAGCTTTCGTTAAGGCCATTGATTACAAATTGGTGTGGATGTATAATTCAGATGCCTCGAGTCCAAACGAGGAACTTACCACATGCGAGGTTTTTGATTTTAGGGCAAACACTTGGCGGTACTTGACTTGCACTCCAAGTTATCGGTTATTCTGTGACCAAGCGCCAACATCTGCAAACGGGTCTATTTATTGGTTCACGGAACCATACTATGGCGAAATCAAAGTAGTAGCTCTCGATATTCACACCGAAAAGTTTCGGGTGCTACCTAAGATTAACCCGGCTATTGCTAGTTCAGATCCTAACCTTATCGACATGTGCACTTTGGATAATAATTTGTGCATGTCGAAAAGAGGAGGAGATACGATGATCCAACATATTTGGAGGTTAAAATCAACGGAAGACTCATGGGAGAAGATTTATACCATagatttgctttcttgttcttcttctttatctgaGTTCCGCGATGGATTTAATTGGACGCAAAAGGATTTGGTTGAACCGTCCACACCAGTGGCGAtatgcaaaaacaagaagatcTTGCTCTCGCATCGCTATGCCCGCAATCTAATCAAATACGATCCCCAAGCAAaatctctttgtttatttttccaaCGTCCTCTGTGTAGAAGATATGTTTCTTATTTTCAGAGGTTGATCACTCATGTGTAA
- the LOC104759196 gene encoding putative F-box protein At1g12855 has protein sequence MEAIASSTTTSLMNDVIEEILLKLPVKSILRLKSLSKQWRSTIQSRSFAERHLKVAQRSHMEHSKVIAMSNHLSKDERRSICFRTIISLESTPLLSFTLPKSRPIYSHFYVSKSCDGLFCIYSSKSEFIHVVNPATRWFRQLPPARIQILMHKLIPNLDVYAQLPPALFSFMTVVPALAIVKDIDYKLVWLYNSDEYNSDTSSPNEGLTKCEVFDFRVNSWRYLTCIPSYLISNQQGPEYVNGSNYWFTEPYNGEIKVIALDIHTETFRLLPKIHPVIATSSPKEIYMCTLDKRLCIMTKVRNTKLNEIWRLKASEDMWEKVYTIDLFSSSSSSESLFQKYIDWNPVVICDNKKILFSCLHAQNLIEYDPQTKSVCSFFNHPDQCKILRHVPYIQSLISNI, from the coding sequence ATGGAAGCAAttgcatcatcaacaacaacatcactaATGAACGACGTCATAGAGGAAATCTTGTTGAAACTTCCTGTGAAATCAATACTTCGACTCAAGTCTCTCTCAAAACAATGGAGATCGACGATCCAGTCTCGTAGTTTTGCAGAGAGACACTTGAAGGTTGCCCAACGATCCCACATGGAACACTCAAAAGTCATCGCCATGTCCAACCACTTATCAAAAGATGAGCGTCGTTCGATTTGTTTTAGGACAATCATCTCCTTAGAGTCGACTCCACTTCTATCGTTTACTCTTCCCAAATCCCGTCCTATCTACTCCCATTTCTACGTTTCTAAGAGTTGTGACGGCCTTTTCTGCATCTATTCCTCGAAATCAGAGTTTATACATGTAGTTAATCCGGCCACACGGTGGTTTAGACAACTTCCTCCGGCTAGGATTCAGATTTTGATGCACAAGTTGATACCCAATCTAGATGTGTATGCACAACTTCCTCCGGCTCTATTCTCTTTCATGACAGTAGTCCCAGCTCTAGCAATTGTGAAGGATATTGATTACAAATTAGTGTGGCTATATAATTCTGATGAGTATAATTCAGATACATCGAGTCCAAACGAGGGACTTACCAAGTGCGAAGTTTTTGATTTTAGGGTAAACTCATGGAGGTACTTGACTTGTATTCCAAGTTATCTGATAAGTAATCAACAAGGTCCGGAATATGTAAACGGATCGAATTATTGGTTCACAGAACCATATAATGGCGAAATCAAAGTAATAGCTCTTGATATACATACTGAAACGTTTCGGTTGTTGCCTAAGATTCATCCGGTTATCGCCACTTCAAGTCCTAAGGAAATTTACATGTGCACTCTGGATAAGAGGTTGTGCATCATGACAAAGGTGCGCAATACGAAACTCAACGAGATTTGGAGATTGAAAGCATCAGAAGACATGTGGGAGAAGGTTTATACCATagacttgttttcttcttcttcttcttccgagtCTCTATTCCAAAAGTATATTGACTGGAACCCGGTGGTGATATGCGATAACAAGAAGATATTGTTCTCATGTCTTCACGCCCAAAATCTAATAGAATACGATCCCCAAACAAAATCCGTCTGTTCATTTTTCAATCATCCTGATCAGTGCAAAATCTTAAGACATGTTCCTTATATTCAAAGTTTGatctctaatatataa
- the LOC104759198 gene encoding putative F-box/kelch-repeat protein At1g12870, whose amino-acid sequence MNLSERHEGIEKETEREEMRLLQNHIAWKPFTSYQIVVMEKETQAIVSSSSQRKRRNKTLVNIASPSSLPDNVVEEIFLKLPVKSLMRLKSLSKQWRSTIESHFFSHMHLKISQRSHVDHAKVMIITWNPDIKNISFRTISLESVRFLPSNLFNFPHVFRFHDGIYASESCDGLFCVHSPNTQEIYVVNPATRWFRQLPPARFQILMDKLNPTLGTFGDLQVQSISHLAFVKASDYKLVWLYNSDVYNSDASSPDERVTKCEVFDFKANTWRYLTCTPSYRIYHDQKPVSVNGSLYWFTEPYNTEIKVIALDIRTEIFRLLPKPSLITSSDPSYIDMCILGNSLCMYETEGNKSIQEIWKLKSSEDVWEKIYTINLLSSYYSHFDFLDGFSSTDGFNWPQKDLVKSSIPVAIYKNKKILLSHPYTRNLH is encoded by the exons ATGAATCTCTCTGAGAGACACGAAGGGattgagaaagaaacagagagagaagaaatgcGTCTGCTAC AGAATCATATAGCCTGGAAACCATTCACTTCGTATCAGATTGTGGTCATGGAAAAAGAAACGCAAGCgattgtatcatcatcatcacaaagaaagagaagaaacaagacgCTAGTGAATATTGCATCACCATCGTCACTACCAGACAATGTCGTTGAGGAAATCTTCTTAAAGCTTCCGGTAAAATCCCTAATGAGACTTAAATCCCTCTCGAAGCAATGGAGATCAACGATCGAGTCTCACTTTTTCTCACATATGCACTTGAAGATCTCTCAGCGATCACACGTGGATCATGCAAAAGTCATGATAATCACTTGGAATCCAGACATAAAGAATATTAGTTTTAGGACCATCTCTTTGGAATCGGTTAGGTTCTTACCCTCTAATCTTTTCAACTTCCCTCACGTATTCCGATTCCATGATGGGATATACGCTTCTGAAAGCTGTGATGGACTTTTCTGCGTTCATTCCCCAAACACACAAGAGATATATGTCGTTAATCCGGCAACACGTTGGTTCCGACAGCTTCCTCCGGCTAGGTTTCAGATTTTAATGGACAAGCTAAACCCCACACTAGGTACTTTTGGAGACTTGCAAGTGCAATCAATCTCTCATCTAGCATTCGTGAAGGCCAGTGATTACAAATTAGTGTGGTTGTATAATTCCGACGTGTATAACTCTGATGCCTCGAGTCCGGACGAGAGAGTAACCAAGTGCGAGGTTTTTGATTTTAAGGCAAATACTTGGAGATACTTGACTTGCACTCCAAGTTATCGGATATATCATGACCAAAAGCCAGTATCTGTGAACGGGTCACTTTATTGGTTTACAGAACCATATAATACCGAAATCAAAGTGATAGCTCTAGATATTCGTACCGAAATATTCCGGTTGCTGCCTAAGCCTAGCCTTATTACTAGTTCAGATCCTAGCTACATTGACATGTGCATTCTCGGTAATAGTTTGTGCATGTATGAAACAGAAGGGAACAAGAGCATCCAAGAGATTTGGAAGTTGAAATCATCGGAAGACGTATGGGAGAAGATTTATACCATAAACTTgctttcttcttattattctcATTTCGATTTTCTCGATGGATTTAGTTCCACCGATGGATTTAATTGGCCCCAAAAGGATTTGGTTAAGTCATCCATACCCGTGGCGatatacaagaacaagaagatccTGCTCTCACATCCCTATACCCGCAATTTG CATTAA
- the LOC104755565 gene encoding nudix hydrolase 12, mitochondrial, whose product MSVLSSRTGRDRQRYDDNNFRLVSGCIPYRLIKADEIEQDSTSVVDFVNKLEVLMVSSPNRHDLVFPKGGWEDDETVLEAASREAMEEAGVKGILREDPLGVWEFRSKSSTVEDECLGGCKGYMFALEVTEELEDWPERENRQRKWLDIKEALELCRYEWMQRALEEFLRVMGEEGRLRTEEETVQDSSKLDECQIDPCYCFVVN is encoded by the exons ATGTCGGTTCTTTCTTCTCGAACCGGACGAGATCGTCAACGTTACGACGACAACAACTTCCGTCTCGTTTCTGG ATGTATTCCGTATAGGCTGATTAAAGCTGACGAAATTGAACAAGACTCAACTAGTGTTGTTGACTTTGTAAACAAGCTTGAAGTTCTTATGGTTTCATCTCCTAACCGTCATGATCTTGTCTTCCCAAAg gGAGGATGGGAAGATGATGAGACTGTTCTTGAAGCTGCTTCTCGTGAAGCCATGGAAGAAGCAGGTGTTAAAGGAATACTTAGA gaagatCCTTTAGGAGTTTGGGAATTTAGAAGCAAAAGTAGCACAGTGGAGGATGAATGTTTAGGTGGTTGCAAAGGATATATGTTTGCATTAGAGGTTACCGAAGAACTTGAGGACTGGCCAGAGCGAGAGAATCGCCAGAGGAAATGG TTGGATATTAAAGAAGCGTTGGAGCTGTGTCGGTATGAGTGGATGCAGAGAGCACTTGAAGAGTTTCTAAGAGTTatgggagaagaaggaagattgagaacagaggaagagacAGTGCAGGATTCTTCAAAGTTAGACGAGTGTCAAATAGATCCTTGCTACTGTTTTGTAGTTAATTAG